The Marinilongibacter aquaticus genome has a window encoding:
- the mtgA gene encoding monofunctional biosynthetic peptidoglycan transglycosylase, which translates to MRRVYNVILKTIGWFIVVSLSLVLLFKFVPVPITLSMIGQAIEYGELQYDWEPIEDISPELAIAVVAAEDQLFPEHFGFDVEAIKKAIKRNEKSDKLRGGSTISQQTAKNVFLWQERNWIRKGLETYFTVLIELIWGKKRILEVYMNVCEFGPHVFGAESASKAYFKKTAHALSRSEASKMAAVLPSPRKWKIVNSGPYVQKRSAHIQRQIRQLGGISYLKALN; encoded by the coding sequence TTGCGTAGAGTTTACAACGTGATTTTGAAAACAATAGGCTGGTTTATCGTGGTCAGCCTTTCATTGGTGCTGCTTTTTAAATTTGTTCCCGTACCCATTACCCTTTCCATGATCGGGCAGGCTATTGAGTATGGTGAACTGCAATACGATTGGGAACCGATTGAAGATATCAGTCCAGAGTTGGCCATTGCGGTAGTGGCGGCAGAAGACCAACTTTTTCCCGAACACTTTGGCTTTGATGTCGAAGCTATAAAAAAGGCCATAAAGCGGAATGAGAAATCGGATAAGTTGAGAGGCGGAAGCACAATCTCGCAGCAAACGGCCAAAAACGTGTTTTTGTGGCAGGAGAGAAATTGGATACGCAAAGGTTTGGAAACCTATTTTACCGTGCTGATAGAGTTGATTTGGGGCAAGAAACGTATATTGGAAGTGTACATGAATGTGTGCGAGTTTGGCCCTCATGTTTTTGGAGCTGAATCGGCCTCAAAGGCCTATTTCAAAAAGACAGCCCATGCACTCAGCCGCAGCGAGGCTTCGAAAATGGCGGCCGTATTGCCAAGTCCAAGAAAGTGGAAGATTGTGAACTCGGGTCCGTATGTACAGAAGAGGTCGGCCCACATTCAACGACAAATTCGCCAATTGGGCGGAATTTCATACCTGAAAGCATTAAATTAG
- a CDS encoding bifunctional 3,4-dihydroxy-2-butanone-4-phosphate synthase/GTP cyclohydrolase II — MKEIILDSIESAIEDIRKGKVVIVVDDEDRENEGDFICAAEMITPELVNFMVTQGRGLMCTPLTSERCEELGLEMMVGKNTATHATPFTVSVDLLGNGCTTGISASDRSKTILSLTDPKTKPEDLGRPGHIFPLRAADGGVLRRAGHTEAAVDLAVLAGMKPAGVLIEIMNEDGTMARLPELRRLADKFDLKLVSIKALIEYRLKTESLIVREIGVEMPTEFGDFDLIAFRQKDNNQLHLALKKGSWEKDEPVLVRVHSSCVTGDIFGSCRCDCGPQLQAAMQAVQNEGKGLVLYMNQEGRGIGLLNKLKAYKLQEQGRDTVEANLELGFKPDQRDYGVGAQILRDLDISKIRLLSNNPKKRAGLMGYGLEILETIPLEIKPNPHNERYLQTKRDKMGHEILKHGA; from the coding sequence ATGAAAGAAATAATACTGGATAGCATAGAATCGGCAATTGAGGACATCCGAAAAGGCAAGGTGGTGATTGTTGTGGATGACGAGGATCGTGAAAATGAAGGCGATTTTATTTGTGCTGCCGAAATGATCACACCCGAATTGGTAAATTTCATGGTGACGCAGGGCCGCGGTTTGATGTGCACGCCCCTGACCTCTGAGCGTTGCGAAGAGTTGGGTCTTGAAATGATGGTGGGGAAAAACACGGCCACACATGCTACTCCGTTTACTGTTTCTGTCGATTTGCTGGGTAATGGTTGCACCACAGGAATTTCGGCTTCGGACAGATCAAAAACGATTCTTTCTTTGACCGATCCCAAAACAAAGCCCGAAGATTTGGGCAGGCCAGGCCATATTTTTCCTTTGAGGGCTGCAGACGGTGGGGTGTTGAGAAGAGCAGGGCATACTGAAGCAGCGGTCGATTTGGCTGTTTTGGCAGGAATGAAGCCCGCAGGAGTGCTCATTGAGATCATGAACGAAGACGGCACCATGGCCCGTTTGCCCGAACTCAGAAGGCTTGCGGATAAGTTTGATTTGAAATTGGTTTCGATAAAGGCTTTGATAGAATACCGTTTGAAAACGGAAAGTCTGATTGTGCGTGAAATCGGTGTAGAAATGCCAACAGAGTTTGGCGATTTCGATTTGATCGCATTCCGACAAAAGGACAACAATCAACTGCATTTGGCATTGAAGAAAGGGAGTTGGGAGAAAGACGAACCGGTATTGGTACGTGTGCACTCTTCTTGCGTAACCGGAGATATTTTTGGCTCATGCCGCTGCGATTGCGGACCGCAATTGCAAGCCGCGATGCAGGCTGTACAAAACGAAGGCAAAGGGCTCGTACTTTATATGAATCAGGAGGGTCGTGGAATTGGTCTTTTGAACAAATTGAAAGCGTATAAGCTGCAAGAGCAAGGACGCGATACCGTAGAAGCAAACCTTGAATTAGGTTTCAAGCCTGATCAAAGAGATTATGGTGTTGGAGCCCAAATACTGAGGGATCTGGATATTTCGAAAATCAGGTTGTTGTCGAACAATCCCAAAAAACGGGCAGGTTTGATGGGCTATGGCTTAGAAATTCTCGAAACCATTCCTTTGGAAATCAAACCGAACCCGCACAATGAACGCTATTTGCAAACCAAGCGGGATAAAATGGGACACGAAATATTAAAACACGGGGCTTAA
- a CDS encoding T9SS type B sorting domain-containing protein yields MDWTSIHRISKFTLLIWFLFLGAFSESLAQLAITELVSSDEGQTTKLEFTVGNNYTVEQLDDSGAWQNIGQSSNGTFTANGLDPAKAYCYRVTGIDASSGIPLNPSNTVCEIQIDAQLINTQTTEISWTLPQSPGIAQLGMSRAKLIRDEKNCTSCSRTLPVNLKVDPSPYTDANLDCTVEYIYNAELYYPLVGTGVRIVSEDVEVNPSSLAGLSIPEGVLLASLSPTDASMAELLVLGGPLDGSSLYRFLKKGPNESNYSQIGSDSPSTSTTDPITSPESGSYCYKFQYQDNCGQFTQASEPSCTVYLKGNVNELTWNAWQLQPSPLVIGNQSYQVLLFDPTSSSFQPILPNGLTNNLFFSLQDIVANATEAVLKFKIQTEQDILDPSGSGYSSPHRAYSNVFELTIPPTVWVPTALNPKSSIAANQSLVIHSKFLQSGNIQIYDRWGTLIFRGDILDQSKAWNGTAWNKGGELPAGHYSFRLVGQDEAGQTFSQKGSVFLIK; encoded by the coding sequence ATGGATTGGACTTCTATTCATAGAATCTCAAAATTCACTTTACTTATCTGGTTCCTCTTTTTGGGGGCCTTCTCGGAATCTCTGGCTCAATTGGCCATCACCGAACTCGTTTCCTCCGACGAAGGCCAAACCACCAAACTCGAATTTACCGTCGGCAACAATTACACCGTGGAACAGCTTGATGATTCGGGGGCATGGCAAAATATCGGACAGTCTTCAAACGGCACTTTCACGGCCAATGGCCTCGACCCCGCCAAAGCCTATTGCTACAGAGTTACTGGAATAGACGCCAGTAGCGGCATTCCGCTTAACCCTTCGAATACCGTTTGCGAAATCCAGATCGACGCCCAACTCATCAATACGCAAACCACTGAAATAAGCTGGACACTTCCCCAGTCGCCTGGAATAGCACAATTGGGCATGAGCAGGGCCAAATTAATTCGCGATGAAAAGAACTGTACATCGTGCAGCCGAACGCTTCCAGTAAATTTGAAAGTAGATCCAAGCCCCTACACCGATGCCAACCTTGATTGCACTGTGGAATATATTTACAATGCCGAGTTGTATTATCCATTGGTGGGAACTGGCGTAAGAATTGTCTCGGAAGATGTAGAGGTTAATCCTTCAAGTTTGGCGGGCCTCAGCATACCCGAAGGTGTATTGCTTGCGAGCCTATCGCCAACCGATGCCAGCATGGCCGAGCTGCTGGTTTTGGGCGGACCTTTGGATGGCTCAAGCCTTTATCGCTTTTTAAAGAAAGGCCCAAACGAGAGCAATTACAGCCAAATTGGAAGTGATTCGCCCTCAACAAGTACCACGGATCCGATCACTTCCCCCGAAAGTGGATCATACTGTTATAAGTTCCAATACCAAGACAACTGTGGGCAATTCACGCAGGCTTCTGAACCCAGCTGTACGGTTTACCTCAAAGGCAATGTAAACGAATTGACCTGGAACGCATGGCAGCTTCAGCCCTCTCCATTGGTTATTGGCAACCAAAGCTATCAGGTCTTGCTTTTCGATCCCACGTCGAGCAGTTTCCAGCCCATACTCCCCAATGGCCTGACAAACAATTTATTTTTCTCACTGCAAGACATTGTAGCCAATGCGACCGAAGCCGTACTGAAATTCAAAATACAAACGGAACAAGATATTCTTGACCCAAGCGGTTCGGGATACTCTTCGCCGCATCGTGCTTACAGCAATGTTTTCGAACTCACAATTCCTCCAACAGTATGGGTGCCCACGGCCCTCAACCCCAAAAGCAGCATTGCGGCCAACCAAAGCCTGGTCATACACAGCAAATTTTTACAGTCCGGAAACATTCAGATTTATGACCGTTGGGGCACTTTGATTTTCCGTGGCGACATTTTGGACCAGAGCAAAGCCTGGAACGGCACTGCTTGGAACAAAGGCGGAGAATTGCCCGCTGGACATTACAGTTTTCGCCTTGTGGGGCAAGACGAAGCCGGGCAAACCTTTAGCCAAAAAGGTTCCGTATTTTTGATAAAGTAA
- a CDS encoding YbaB/EbfC family nucleoid-associated protein: MGIFDMAGMLGNVKEMQAKMQEAQEKLSELTAEGEAGGGMVKVVANGKKSLVSVNIEPELLNKEEIDILQDLIVAAANKALENAEELAKEEMQNATKGMLPNIPGMDLDSLFKK; this comes from the coding sequence ATGGGAATTTTTGATATGGCCGGAATGCTGGGCAATGTGAAAGAAATGCAAGCCAAAATGCAGGAGGCTCAAGAAAAGCTAAGCGAGCTCACGGCTGAAGGCGAAGCAGGCGGAGGAATGGTGAAAGTAGTGGCCAATGGCAAAAAAAGCCTTGTGAGCGTGAATATCGAACCCGAACTGCTGAATAAAGAAGAAATCGATATACTTCAGGATCTGATCGTTGCCGCGGCCAACAAGGCTTTAGAAAATGCTGAAGAACTGGCCAAAGAAGAAATGCAAAACGCCACCAAAGGCATGTTACCCAATATTCCGGGTATGGATCTCGATTCCCTCTTTAAAAAATAA
- a CDS encoding glycosyltransferase family 2 protein, with translation MKLAVVILNFNGAKHLETFLPSVVKYSEAPIWVADNGSADNSKKVVEGFAQVNWLALDQNYGYAGGYNEALKKIDAEIYILLNSDVEVTEHWLNPMRKTFEEKPEVVAIQPKILSYTQKGSFEYAGASGGLLDLWGVPFCRGRIFNRCEKDEGQYNEEAEIFWASGACLAIRSAAFWEAGGFDPSFFAHMEEIDLCWRLHSLGKSIYAKPESVVYHLGGGTLHKSNPRKTYLNYRNGLIMLLKNLPKKVLIRRIFVRLILDGFSGVSFLFKGQWRDTLAIIKAHFHFYALAPKVYKASKNAPRSDKALAPFSIVWQFYLLNRKTYTALPHD, from the coding sequence GTGAAACTCGCCGTAGTTATTTTAAATTTCAATGGTGCAAAACACCTTGAAACTTTCTTGCCTTCAGTTGTAAAATACAGCGAAGCCCCTATTTGGGTGGCAGACAACGGCAGTGCAGACAATTCGAAAAAAGTCGTAGAGGGCTTTGCACAAGTCAATTGGCTGGCACTCGATCAAAATTATGGCTATGCCGGAGGCTACAACGAAGCCTTGAAAAAAATCGATGCCGAAATCTACATTCTGCTCAATTCTGACGTCGAGGTGACCGAGCATTGGCTGAATCCAATGCGAAAAACATTTGAAGAAAAACCGGAAGTAGTCGCCATACAACCCAAGATACTTTCTTATACCCAAAAAGGCTCGTTTGAATATGCAGGTGCCAGTGGCGGACTGCTCGATCTCTGGGGTGTGCCATTCTGCCGTGGAAGAATCTTCAATCGTTGTGAAAAAGACGAAGGGCAATACAATGAAGAGGCCGAAATATTCTGGGCTTCGGGAGCTTGCCTTGCTATACGCAGTGCGGCCTTCTGGGAAGCAGGGGGTTTCGATCCTTCCTTTTTTGCCCACATGGAAGAAATCGACCTTTGCTGGCGGCTGCACAGCCTGGGCAAAAGCATTTATGCCAAACCCGAAAGTGTAGTTTATCATCTCGGTGGCGGCACATTGCACAAGAGCAATCCCCGAAAAACCTATCTCAATTACCGAAATGGTTTAATCATGCTCTTGAAAAACCTGCCGAAAAAAGTATTGATCCGCCGTATATTCGTTCGCCTGATTTTGGACGGATTCTCGGGTGTTTCATTTTTGTTCAAAGGCCAATGGCGGGATACCTTGGCCATTATCAAGGCCCATTTCCATTTTTATGCCTTGGCTCCAAAAGTGTATAAAGCCAGCAAAAACGCCCCGCGTTCCGACAAGGCCCTCGCTCCTTTTTCTATCGTGTGGCAATTTTATCTACTCAATCGCAAAACCTATACAGCTCTTCCCCATGATTGA
- the coaE gene encoding dephospho-CoA kinase (Dephospho-CoA kinase (CoaE) performs the final step in coenzyme A biosynthesis.) yields MIDVLLTGGIGSGKSTVARFFEILGTPVYYADKEANWLIENQPQIVTEITALFGEEAYENGQYNRAYIAARVFEDTALLKKLNGIVHPQVGAHYEKWKETQKGHCYIIKEAALVSKSTAFDRCIFVYASKEERIRRVLQRDPLRSQTAVENIMDKQLTAEGFRKFADFEIENEHELLIPQILKIDEVLKFNA; encoded by the coding sequence ATGATTGATGTCCTACTTACTGGCGGTATCGGTTCGGGCAAATCAACAGTAGCCCGCTTTTTCGAAATCTTGGGCACGCCTGTGTATTATGCAGACAAAGAAGCCAATTGGCTTATTGAGAATCAGCCGCAAATAGTGACCGAAATCACAGCCTTATTCGGAGAAGAAGCCTACGAAAATGGGCAATACAATCGTGCCTACATTGCGGCCCGAGTATTCGAAGATACCGCCTTACTAAAAAAGCTGAACGGCATTGTCCATCCTCAGGTGGGAGCACATTATGAAAAATGGAAAGAAACCCAAAAGGGACACTGTTATATTATAAAAGAAGCCGCACTTGTATCCAAATCCACGGCTTTTGATCGATGCATTTTCGTCTACGCTTCGAAAGAAGAAAGAATTAGGCGTGTACTGCAAAGGGATCCCTTACGCAGCCAAACGGCCGTTGAAAACATTATGGACAAACAATTGACCGCTGAGGGTTTTCGAAAATTTGCCGATTTTGAAATCGAGAATGAACACGAATTGCTCATTCCCCAGATATTGAAAATAGACGAAGTACTTAAGTTCAACGCTTAA
- the dnaA gene encoding chromosomal replication initiator protein DnaA, with translation MENNAGNVWNNCLKVIRQHISEQSYKTWFEPVIPYKLQGKKLVIQVPSQFFYEWLEDNYVQLLRKALDFALGKDGQLEYSIVVDSGDRYKNTPAMSVGAPKKEANPVAKVEKTDKVKSPFILKGVDSAQAESFLNRSYTFNNFIEGDCNRLARAASHAVAEKPSVTSFNPLMIYGGVGLGKTHLVQAIGNHIKSHFGNKIVLYVSSEKFTSQFINSIRDNSLQDFMAFYMQVDVLILDDVQFLSGKEKTQETFFHIFNHLHQSGKQIVMTSDRPPRDLEGMEDRLLSRFKWGLTADLQCPDLETRIAIIQKKVQDEGIEIDYEVIEYLAHSIDSNVRELEGVIISLIAQASLTQRVIDLELAKRTLNHIVTESEKEVNIDTIVSVVTEHYGVRIADLKSKSRLRSIVIPRQIAMYLTKELTNLSLKSIGYHFGGRDHSTVIHAIQTVNDLMDTDKDMHETVNKLMQQFKR, from the coding sequence ATTGAAAATAATGCGGGAAACGTCTGGAACAATTGCTTGAAAGTGATTCGTCAACATATTTCAGAGCAGAGTTACAAGACTTGGTTTGAGCCGGTTATACCGTATAAGCTACAAGGTAAAAAACTGGTGATTCAGGTGCCCAGTCAATTTTTCTACGAATGGCTGGAAGATAATTACGTACAGCTTTTGCGTAAGGCTTTGGACTTTGCTTTAGGGAAAGACGGGCAATTGGAATACTCGATTGTTGTCGATAGCGGAGATCGCTACAAAAACACCCCAGCCATGTCTGTCGGAGCTCCCAAAAAGGAAGCAAACCCGGTGGCAAAAGTGGAGAAAACCGACAAAGTAAAAAGTCCTTTTATTTTGAAAGGCGTAGACAGTGCCCAGGCCGAGTCGTTTTTGAACCGTTCGTATACGTTCAACAATTTTATTGAAGGCGATTGCAATCGCTTGGCTCGTGCGGCCAGCCATGCCGTGGCCGAAAAACCCAGCGTGACCTCTTTCAATCCCTTGATGATTTATGGTGGAGTAGGTTTGGGTAAAACCCACCTTGTGCAGGCCATTGGCAACCACATCAAATCGCATTTCGGCAATAAGATTGTATTGTATGTTTCTTCAGAGAAATTCACAAGTCAGTTCATCAACTCCATTCGCGACAATAGCCTGCAAGATTTCATGGCTTTTTACATGCAAGTGGATGTGTTGATTTTGGACGATGTGCAATTCCTTTCGGGTAAAGAAAAAACACAGGAAACCTTTTTTCATATATTCAATCACTTGCACCAATCCGGTAAGCAAATTGTGATGACTTCCGATCGCCCACCGCGTGATCTCGAGGGAATGGAAGACCGTTTGCTTTCGCGGTTTAAATGGGGCTTGACTGCTGATTTGCAATGTCCAGATTTGGAAACCAGAATTGCGATTATTCAGAAAAAGGTTCAAGACGAAGGCATTGAGATTGATTACGAAGTAATCGAGTATTTGGCTCACAGTATCGATTCGAATGTGCGTGAATTGGAAGGGGTGATCATTTCATTGATTGCTCAAGCCTCTTTGACTCAACGCGTGATCGATTTGGAACTGGCCAAACGTACTTTGAACCATATCGTGACAGAGTCGGAAAAGGAAGTGAATATCGACACGATTGTCTCTGTGGTTACAGAACATTATGGTGTACGCATTGCCGACCTGAAAAGTAAGAGTCGTTTACGCAGCATCGTGATCCCGCGTCAAATTGCCATGTATCTGACCAAGGAATTGACGAACTTATCGCTCAAATCTATCGGTTATCATTTTGGTGGAAGAGATCACAGTACGGTCATTCATGCCATTCAAACGGTAAACGATTTGATGGATACGGATAAGGATATGCACGAAACGGTGAATAAGCTTATGCAGCAATTTAAGCGTTGA
- the atpB gene encoding F0F1 ATP synthase subunit A has protein sequence MVKKILLALSFSVLISGFAQAQHEAEASHETHAESEEFNMGEMIMHHVLDAHEWEFAHGLTLHLPVILYSEPHGLDVFSSAHLYENGGTYGPYSMHHEKITLTDDHEAKVWDFSITKNVASLLLSAIILLLVFTAVLKGYKKNVGKAPSGLQSLMEPVITTIRDEVVKPNIGPKYEAYLPYLLTLFFFILVNNLMGLTPGAANLTGNIAVTASMALITFVIVHFKANKNYWMHIVAPPGVPGWLMPLFWIIEIIGVLMKPASLAIRLFANITGGHIIILSFIGIIFLFKNYAVGGGVWLIGSMMSLIEILVAFIQAYIFTLLSSMYIGSAIEEHHDH, from the coding sequence ATGGTAAAAAAGATACTTCTAGCACTTTCTTTCTCTGTATTGATTAGTGGTTTTGCACAAGCCCAACACGAAGCCGAAGCGAGCCATGAGACCCATGCCGAATCAGAAGAGTTCAACATGGGTGAGATGATCATGCACCACGTATTGGATGCTCACGAATGGGAATTTGCCCACGGGCTTACCCTTCATCTCCCTGTGATTCTGTATTCTGAACCCCACGGACTAGACGTTTTCTCTTCAGCCCATTTGTATGAAAACGGTGGCACATACGGCCCCTACAGCATGCATCACGAAAAAATCACTTTGACAGATGACCACGAAGCCAAAGTGTGGGATTTTTCGATCACTAAAAATGTGGCTTCTCTTCTTTTGAGTGCCATCATACTTCTTTTGGTTTTCACAGCCGTATTGAAAGGCTATAAAAAGAATGTAGGAAAAGCCCCAAGCGGCCTTCAGTCTTTGATGGAGCCAGTAATTACAACCATTCGCGACGAGGTAGTAAAACCTAACATCGGGCCAAAATACGAAGCGTATCTGCCTTACTTGTTGACTTTGTTTTTCTTTATCCTTGTCAACAACCTAATGGGACTTACACCGGGTGCGGCCAACCTTACCGGAAACATTGCCGTTACAGCCAGCATGGCCTTGATCACATTTGTGATTGTGCATTTCAAAGCCAATAAAAACTATTGGATGCACATCGTAGCCCCTCCAGGTGTACCGGGTTGGTTGATGCCTTTGTTCTGGATTATCGAGATTATTGGTGTGTTGATGAAACCTGCCTCTTTGGCCATTCGTCTTTTTGCCAACATTACCGGAGGCCACATTATCATTCTCAGCTTTATCGGCATCATTTTCTTGTTCAAGAATTATGCCGTAGGCGGTGGCGTTTGGCTCATCGGCTCCATGATGTCGCTTATCGAAATCTTGGTGGCCTTTATCCAGGCTTACATTTTTACTTTGTTGTCTTCAATGTACATCGGCAGTGCAATTGAAGAACACCACGATCACTAA
- the atpE gene encoding ATP synthase F0 subunit C has protein sequence MSLLNILLQAAESGAGLAAMGGAIGAGLAAIGAGIGIGKIGGSAMEGVARQPEAAGKIQSMMIIIAALIEAVALFGVVVGLLAILG, from the coding sequence ATGTCTTTGTTAAACATTCTTTTGCAAGCTGCGGAGTCTGGTGCAGGTTTAGCAGCAATGGGTGGTGCCATCGGTGCCGGACTAGCTGCCATCGGTGCCGGTATCGGTATTGGTAAAATTGGTGGTTCTGCCATGGAAGGTGTAGCCCGTCAGCCAGAAGCAGCTGGTAAAATCCAATCAATGATGATTATCATCGCTGCCCTTATCGAGGCCGTAGCACTTTTCGGTGTTGTGGTTGGTCTATTGGCTATCCTTGGATAA
- the atpF gene encoding F0F1 ATP synthase subunit B, whose amino-acid sequence MELLTPSVGLLFWQFLIFLALVFLLRKFAWKGILSALKERENDISSALQMAEETRAEMAKLKSDNEKLLAEARAERDEILKTAKETANKLIDEAKNKATAEANAIIADAKEAISHERSNMLESLRKDVAGLSIEIAEKILRKELSDKEAQSALVSELIADARLN is encoded by the coding sequence ATGGAATTATTAACCCCGAGTGTAGGCCTTTTATTCTGGCAATTTCTTATTTTCTTAGCCCTTGTTTTCCTTCTTCGCAAATTTGCATGGAAAGGCATTCTGTCTGCATTGAAAGAGCGTGAAAACGACATCAGCTCTGCTCTTCAAATGGCCGAAGAAACAAGAGCCGAAATGGCCAAATTGAAATCAGACAACGAGAAACTTCTGGCCGAAGCCCGTGCTGAAAGAGATGAAATCTTGAAAACAGCAAAAGAGACTGCAAATAAGCTTATAGATGAAGCCAAAAACAAAGCGACTGCTGAAGCCAATGCGATAATCGCCGATGCCAAAGAGGCTATCAGCCATGAAAGAAGCAATATGCTCGAAAGCCTGAGAAAAGACGTGGCTGGTTTGTCTATCGAAATTGCCGAAAAAATCCTAAGAAAGGAATTGAGCGACAAAGAGGCTCAATCTGCTCTTGTATCTGAGCTTATCGCAGACGCAAGATTGAACTAA
- the atpH gene encoding ATP synthase F1 subunit delta — MSNAVVAYRYAKALIDLSIEQKVLNEVNADMKLFQSVAEENKEFMSVMANPIVRQDKKNKILKNIFEKNVHPVTFSIFKVLTKKNRESLILSISKEFQKLYNEINNIKHAIVTTVDDINATQRNEFLKILKDATGKDIELEERTDKSLIGGYILKIGDTQVDTSVKKRINDLKLSMA; from the coding sequence ATGTCAAACGCAGTAGTAGCATATCGGTACGCAAAAGCTTTGATCGACCTCTCGATCGAACAGAAAGTATTGAACGAGGTCAATGCAGATATGAAGCTTTTTCAAAGCGTAGCGGAAGAGAACAAGGAGTTCATGTCTGTTATGGCCAACCCGATTGTGCGTCAAGATAAAAAGAATAAGATCTTAAAAAATATCTTCGAAAAAAATGTACATCCGGTGACTTTTTCGATTTTTAAGGTCTTAACGAAGAAAAATAGAGAAAGTTTGATCCTTTCGATTTCAAAAGAGTTCCAAAAGTTGTATAATGAAATCAATAATATCAAACACGCGATCGTTACTACTGTTGATGATATCAACGCAACGCAACGCAACGAATTCTTGAAGATATTGAAAGACGCAACAGGGAAAGATATCGAGCTTGAAGAGCGTACAGATAAAAGTTTGATCGGTGGCTATATCCTGAAAATTGGTGATACCCAAGTGGATACATCGGTGAAGAAAAGAATTAATGACTTAAAGCTTTCAATGGCTTAA